Genomic DNA from Sphaerodactylus townsendi isolate TG3544 unplaced genomic scaffold, MPM_Stown_v2.3 scaffold_1275, whole genome shotgun sequence:
ggggcttcttctgttctccagagGGAGgatcacattcctgctggatggaGGCTTCTCTGCTGCAGTGTTGGGTTTTGTCGTCTTTAGAAAAAAATCTGATGTGAATTCTATACTTGATCCTGCAAAACACAGGTGACTCCTGACCATTCCAGTTTTTGCTTGGCAAACAGAActcgtgtgtgtgttgtgtgtgtggggtgtgtgtgtgtgtgtgagagagagagagagagagagagagagagaaatgcccTCCTTTACCAAACAGTAACTGCAAACTTCGAGGGCAGCGGGGGTCGGATGGTCCTGAGCATGATTTATTGAAGCCCTTAATCGGGTGCGGAGTCCTCTTGCAATATGCACTATTCAGGCAGATCCCCCCCAGGAAGGTCTTCGATTCAGTTTCAAGCTGCATGATGctctcatggagcagcagtggcgtaggaggttaagagctcgcgtatctaatctggaggaaccgggtttgattcccagctctgccgcctgagctgtggaggctgatctgggaattcagactagcctgtgcactcccacacacgccagctgggtgaccttgggctagtcacagcttctcggagctctctcagccccacccacctcacagggtgtttgttgtgaggggggaagggcaaggagattgtcagcccctttgagtctcctgcaggagagaaaggggggatataaatccaaccctcctcctcctcctccttcttcttcttcttcttcttcaaagaatcCAGTACGGCTGTGTTTTTACCGTGATCCTAAGCAAAATCAGGTTtcattagggcagtggttctcaatcttcctaatgccgcaaccctttaatacagttcctcatgttgtggtgacccccagccataacattatttgtgtctcggttcctaagaccatcggaaatatgtgttttccaatggtcttaggcgacccctgtgaaaggctgAGAACCGCTGCATTAGGGCTTGTGTCTGAAGAAGCTcgccctgatctggatgggccaggctagtttgagctcatcagatcttggaagctaggttcgtatttggatgggagaccaccgaggaggTCCAGGGTCttaatgcaaaggcaggcaacagcaaaacaTCTCTGTTTGCCTCTTACCTTGTTTGCCTCTTACCTTTGGGGTGCCTTAAGTTGGCTGCAGCtcgatggcattttccaccaggAAAAGCCTCCGACTCACTGCCTTTGATTTAAGAGGTGATAACAGAGAGAGAGACGAGGGCTCAAGATTTCTTAAGTATTATTCTCACGACACCACTATGAGGCACGGTTGTCTGGAGAGTGTGTAACTGATCTAAGACAGCTCATTTCAAAGTTTGATCCAGGATTTGAAAATCCGTGTCTTCCAGCCTCTTGATTTTCTACCCTCATTTTTCTTTCTGtacatcattgggggggggggggggtttgacagCAAGGCATACCCAGAGTTGacgtagagcagtggtggtgaacctatggcacgggtgccagaagtggcactcagagcccgctctgtgggcacgcgcagagtgccccccccccacacatctaggctggcctgggctgctgggctcgattattagcattaaacctaagacgtaattttggggaagcagtttaggtaaccctgttaagcactgttaaaccccactgattttcatgcaaagaactaaagcgtgatcctttacctgggagtaagctcggttgctgacaatggggcttgcttctgagtaaaccctcctagggttgtgattcacccgttcgaagagttgcatggttgcttcaaagcaaagccaccgattaccaccaagcttactcccgagtaacgcacgcctcggagccaaccgttttttctaaacggacacctcagtattcaggttaaattgctgtgttggcactttgtgataaataagtgggttttgggttgcaatttgggcactcggtctcgaaaaggttcgccatcactgacgtaGTGGAATGTTGCAGTAACATCTGGCTAAATTTTAGGAGTCAGTCAAGATTGAACAATTCTAGAACCGGCTTCTACAGTTTTCCACCTcaggaggaaaaaatgaatgTCGTTGATTTTTCTGTAATTATTGCTATAACTAATGTTTTTCTTGTTAACTGTTTATCCCCAGGTTAAGGAACTTGTACTTGACAACTGTAGGTCAAATGAAGGCAAAATTGAAGGTCTCACGGATGAGTTTGAAGAGCTGGAATTCTTAAGTACAATCAACGTCTGCCTCATCTCAGTTGCAAACTTACCAAAGTTAAACAAACTCAAGAAGGTAGGTGGATGCGGAGATCCTTGCTGTTTTCTTCATATAAGAGGACttctggctgtgaattcattttctctcagactgtaattccctggtccaccgtctgctctctgacacccattccaacccctggttttccataattgaagaaaaaatggcctctattggactgtcagtggattcactttgccctttgtcctattcagaagcttataggaaattaaaaggtcaactattggatagagagttctctaccctaatcaccgcagccaagaaaacgtgctcctccctgtatttttctctcccatttgaacggggccacttggcacactacctgtattgcttaataaaccctgctcaaaggagagccataatgctcgccaggtttaatgttatgccttctgccttg
This window encodes:
- the LOC125424873 gene encoding acidic leucine-rich nuclear phosphoprotein 32 family member A-like — translated: MFFLLTVYPQVKELVLDNCRSNEGKIEGLTDEFEELEFLSTINVCLISVANLPKLNKLKKLELSDNRISGGLEVLAEKCPNLTHLNLSGNKIKDLSTIKPLVSVQSQLKKINTETLV